In Peromyscus eremicus chromosome 15, PerEre_H2_v1, whole genome shotgun sequence, a genomic segment contains:
- the LOC131925220 gene encoding small ribosomal subunit protein uS5-like, whose protein sequence is MADNAGAAGGPGGPGGPGLGGRSGFRGGFGSGLRGRGRGGSRGRGRGRGAPGGEAEDKEWIPVTKLGRLVKDMKIKSLEIYLFSLPIKESEIIDFFLGASLKDEVLKIMPVLKQTRAGQRTRFKAFVAIGDYNAHVGLGVKCSKEVATAIRGNIILAKLSIVPVRRSYWGNKIGKPHTVPCKVTGRCGSVLVRLIPAPRGTGIVSAPVPKKLLMMAGIDDCYTSARGCTATLGNFAKAVFDAISKTYSYLTPDLWKETVFTKSPYQEFTDHLVKTHTRVSVQRTQAPAVATT, encoded by the coding sequence ATGGCGGACAACGCCGGTGCAGCGGGAGGTCCCGGAGGACCCGGGGGCCCGGGACTAGGAGGCCGCAGCGGCTTCCGCGGAGGATTCGGCAGTGGCCTTAGAGGCCGCGGTCGTGGTGGAAGCCGTGGCCGTGGTCGAGGCCGCGGGGCTCCTGGAGGTGAAGCTGAAGACAAGGAGTGGATCCCCGTCACCAAGCTGGGCCGCCTGGTTAAGGACATGAAGATCAAGTCCCTGGAGATCTACCTGTTCTCCCTTCCCATTAAGGAATCTGAGATCATTGACTTTTTCCTGGGCGCGTCCCTAAAGGATGAGGTTCTAAAGATCATGCCAGTGCTGAAGCAGACTCGGGCTGGCCAGCGGACCAGGTTCAAGGCTTTTGTCGCTATTGGGGACTACAATGCTCATGTTGGTCTTGGTGTTAAGTGCTCCAAGGAAGTAGCCACTGCCATCCGAGGGAACATCATCTTGGCCAAGCTGTCCATTGTCCCTGTGCGGAGAAGCTACTGGGGGAACAAGATTGGCAAGCCCCACACTGTGCCGTGCAAAGTGACAGGCCGCTGTGGCTCTGTGTTGGTGCGTCTCATCCCTGCCCCCAGAGGCACTGGCATTGTCTCTGCTCCTGTGCCTAAGAAATTACTGATGATGGCCGGTATTGATGACTGCTACACATCAGCCAGGGGCTGCACTGCCACCCTGGGCAACTTTGCCAAGGCCGTCTTTGATGCCATCTCCAAGACCTACAGCTACCTGACCCCCGACCTCTGGAAAGAGACTGTGTTCACCAAGTCTCCTTATCAGGAATTCACTGACCATCTTGTGAAAACCCACACCAGAGTGTctgttcagaggacccaggctccagcTGTGGCCACCACATAA